One Halococcus agarilyticus DNA segment encodes these proteins:
- a CDS encoding GNAT family N-acetyltransferase, with amino-acid sequence MGYDIAMEPPTPREFVRLRSAAGMRERSLDAARAGIGNECAAVTIRADGDLVGMGRIVGDGATVFQIVDIAVAPDHQGRGLGSRIMDELVSWLEANARPSAFINLIASEPGFYEGFDFETCAPELVGMDFTLPTESESSHAQ; translated from the coding sequence ATGGGGTACGACATCGCCATGGAGCCACCGACGCCGCGCGAGTTCGTCCGACTCCGATCGGCGGCAGGAATGCGCGAACGATCACTCGACGCCGCGAGGGCGGGGATCGGGAACGAGTGCGCAGCGGTGACGATCCGCGCGGACGGCGATCTCGTGGGGATGGGGCGCATCGTCGGCGACGGCGCGACGGTCTTCCAGATCGTCGATATCGCCGTTGCACCGGACCACCAGGGCCGCGGTCTCGGAAGCCGCATCATGGACGAGCTCGTGTCGTGGCTCGAAGCGAACGCACGGCCGTCGGCGTTCATCAATCTGATCGCGAGCGAACCAGGGTTCTACGAAGGGTTCGACTTCGAGACCTGTGCGCCCGAACTCGTCGGGATGGACTTCACTTTGCCGACCGAATCCGAGTCATCGCACGCACAGTAG
- a CDS encoding RNase P subunit p30 family protein, with protein sequence MADYYEAVRAYPDGESTAARFALTAVEYGFDGVVVRNTPETEMVDGPDRDGPDGEEIAAEYGVDVVDGIEIDTDDASAASARIKDCRGERTMILVRGSSALNRFACEEPRVDVLARPMADGDVNHVLARAAARNGVRFEFDFGRVLRLSGGRRVQALADLRKLREIAFQYDAPYVVSASPESHLQLRAPRELLAVGETIGFDREDVERGLAEWGRLAARNRERLSESFIEPGVRRGKYEEDD encoded by the coding sequence ATGGCCGATTACTACGAGGCAGTCCGGGCGTATCCTGACGGCGAGAGCACCGCCGCACGGTTCGCCCTGACCGCGGTGGAGTACGGGTTCGACGGGGTCGTGGTGCGGAACACGCCCGAAACGGAGATGGTCGACGGACCAGACCGCGATGGGCCAGATGGGGAGGAGATCGCTGCGGAGTACGGCGTCGACGTCGTGGATGGGATCGAGATCGACACGGACGACGCCTCGGCGGCGAGCGCGCGCATCAAGGACTGTCGCGGGGAGCGCACCATGATTCTCGTCCGTGGATCGAGCGCGCTGAACCGCTTCGCGTGCGAGGAGCCCCGCGTCGACGTGCTCGCGCGGCCGATGGCCGACGGCGACGTGAACCACGTCCTCGCGCGTGCGGCCGCGCGGAACGGCGTGCGCTTCGAGTTCGATTTCGGGCGCGTGCTCCGGTTGAGCGGCGGCCGGCGGGTCCAGGCGCTCGCCGATCTCAGGAAGCTCCGCGAGATCGCCTTCCAGTACGACGCTCCCTACGTGGTAAGCGCGAGCCCCGAGAGCCACCTCCAGCTCCGCGCGCCGCGCGAACTCCTCGCGGTCGGCGAGACGATCGGGTTCGACCGCGAGGACGTCGAGCGGGGGCTCGCGGAGTGGGGTCGACTCGCCGCGCGCAATCGTGAGCGCCTAAGCGAGTCGTTCATTGAGCCAGGCGTCCGTAGAGGGAAGTATGAAGAAGACGATTGA
- the dinB gene encoding DNA polymerase IV: MAERGDPRLPGVADDDPERVICHVDMDCFYAACERLREPKLRGEPVVVGMGYEDGESHGAVATASYEARRHGIESAQGIEAALERLPRAADVENPDEVEAVGRYRPVDMELYETVSDEVRTVLDDCADTVRAVSIDEAYLDVTDRTSWQHVDGRTLAEGYARHVKERIHESVGVVASVGVAPTMSAAKVASDHDKPDGLVVVEPGDVRDFFAPLDVEAVHGVGPVTARELRAAGIETAGDLAAADPDALSAFGERGREIRAFARGDDSRPVTPVGRPKSLSRESAFTEATADTEAKRERVATLAAAVADRAEREDALYRTIGIKVVTPPFDVNTRARSLPGPVADADLVHEVALSLLEEFDEAAVRKLGVRVSNLAFAAGEQSDLDGWEASASAGERDDSRADGGTDPTDGTGSMGATELTEWTNEESNIGEESTGTESSQGQRTLGEFDADG; this comes from the coding sequence ATGGCCGAGCGTGGCGATCCGCGCCTCCCGGGCGTCGCCGACGACGACCCCGAGCGCGTGATCTGCCACGTCGACATGGACTGCTTTTACGCCGCGTGTGAGCGCCTCCGGGAGCCGAAGCTGCGGGGCGAGCCCGTGGTCGTCGGGATGGGCTACGAGGACGGCGAGTCCCACGGCGCGGTCGCCACCGCGAGCTACGAGGCACGTCGTCACGGAATCGAGAGCGCCCAGGGGATCGAAGCGGCGCTCGAACGCCTCCCGCGCGCCGCGGACGTCGAGAACCCCGACGAGGTCGAGGCGGTCGGCCGATATCGCCCGGTCGACATGGAGCTCTACGAGACGGTCAGCGACGAGGTGCGAACCGTGCTCGACGACTGTGCCGACACCGTTCGAGCGGTGAGTATCGACGAGGCGTATCTCGACGTCACCGATCGAACGAGCTGGCAGCACGTCGACGGCCGGACGCTCGCCGAGGGGTACGCTCGCCACGTCAAGGAACGGATCCACGAGTCGGTGGGCGTCGTCGCGAGCGTCGGGGTCGCGCCCACGATGAGCGCGGCGAAGGTCGCGAGCGATCACGACAAGCCCGACGGGCTCGTGGTGGTCGAACCGGGCGACGTCCGCGACTTTTTCGCCCCGCTCGACGTCGAGGCGGTCCACGGGGTGGGGCCCGTCACCGCGCGCGAACTCCGGGCAGCCGGGATCGAGACCGCGGGCGACCTCGCGGCGGCCGACCCCGACGCACTCTCCGCCTTCGGCGAGCGTGGTCGGGAGATCCGGGCGTTCGCGCGGGGCGACGACTCTAGGCCTGTGACGCCCGTCGGCCGGCCGAAGAGCCTCTCGCGCGAGTCGGCGTTCACCGAGGCGACCGCCGACACCGAGGCGAAACGCGAGCGGGTGGCGACGCTCGCGGCCGCGGTCGCCGACCGCGCCGAGCGCGAGGACGCGCTGTATCGAACGATCGGGATCAAGGTCGTCACGCCGCCGTTCGACGTCAACACCCGCGCACGCTCGCTGCCCGGTCCCGTCGCCGACGCCGACCTCGTCCACGAGGTGGCACTCTCCCTGCTCGAAGAGTTCGACGAGGCCGCAGTCAGAAAGCTCGGCGTTCGGGTGTCGAACCTCGCGTTCGCCGCGGGCGAACAGTCCGACCTCGACGGCTGGGAGGCGTCCGCATCCGCCGGTGAACGGGACGACAGCCGTGCGGACGGCGGCACCGATCCGACCGACGGGACCGGGTCGATGGGTGCGACCGAGCTGACGGAGTGGACGAACGAAGAATCGAACATCGGCGAGGAAAGCACCGGCACTGAGTCGAGCCAGGGCCAGCGAACGCTCGGCGAGTTCGACGCGGACGGGTAG
- the guaB gene encoding IMP dehydrogenase: protein MVSDRADPFSEKLRVPEALTFDDVLLRPKESRVEPDDADTATRVSTSVELTVPVLSAAMDTVTESELAIAMARRGGLGVLHRNMDVEEVVAEVERVKRADDLIIREVVTASPDQTVRAVDEMMDEEGVSGAPVVDDDGEVLGIISGTDIRPYLEVGDRDEVREAMTDEVITAPEDVDARDALELMYEHKIERVPIVDAEDRLVGLVTMQGILQRREYDTAARDADGRLRVGVAVGPFEKERAAAVDEADADVLFIDCAHAHNRNVIDSARELAASVEADVVVGNVGTREAAEELVEFADGIKVGIGPGSICTTRVVTGAGMPQITAVAQVADVASQHDIPVIADGGIRYSGDAIKAIAAGADAVMLGSYFAGTDEAPGRVVTMNGKRYKQYRGMGSVGAMQSGGGDRYLKEDKEDEDFVPEGVEAATPYKGSVESELFQLVGGMKSGMGYVGAGTIPEFKRRAEFVRVSSAGQTEGHAHDVVITDEAPNYSPDS from the coding sequence ATGGTAAGCGACAGAGCGGACCCCTTCTCCGAGAAACTCCGCGTTCCGGAAGCGCTGACGTTCGACGACGTGTTGCTCCGACCGAAGGAGAGTCGCGTCGAGCCCGACGACGCCGACACGGCCACGCGCGTCTCGACGTCGGTCGAACTCACTGTTCCTGTGCTCTCGGCCGCGATGGACACCGTCACCGAGAGCGAACTCGCGATCGCGATGGCGCGCCGGGGCGGACTCGGCGTGCTCCACCGGAACATGGACGTCGAGGAAGTCGTCGCGGAGGTCGAGCGCGTCAAGCGCGCCGACGATCTCATCATCCGGGAGGTCGTGACCGCGAGTCCCGACCAGACTGTGAGAGCGGTCGACGAGATGATGGACGAGGAGGGTGTCAGTGGCGCGCCAGTCGTCGACGACGACGGCGAGGTGCTGGGGATCATCTCCGGGACCGACATCCGGCCGTACCTCGAAGTCGGCGACCGCGACGAGGTCCGCGAGGCGATGACCGACGAGGTCATCACTGCCCCCGAGGACGTCGACGCGCGCGACGCGCTCGAACTCATGTACGAGCACAAGATCGAGCGCGTGCCGATCGTCGACGCCGAGGACCGACTCGTCGGATTGGTGACGATGCAGGGGATCCTTCAGCGCCGGGAGTACGACACCGCCGCGCGCGACGCCGATGGTCGTCTGCGAGTCGGCGTCGCCGTCGGCCCCTTCGAGAAAGAGCGCGCCGCCGCGGTCGACGAGGCCGACGCCGACGTGCTGTTCATCGACTGCGCGCACGCGCACAACCGCAACGTGATCGACAGCGCGCGCGAACTCGCCGCCAGCGTCGAGGCCGATGTCGTGGTCGGGAACGTGGGAACCCGCGAGGCCGCCGAGGAGCTCGTCGAGTTCGCCGACGGGATCAAGGTCGGCATCGGCCCGGGCTCGATCTGCACCACCCGAGTCGTCACCGGTGCGGGGATGCCCCAGATCACCGCGGTCGCCCAGGTCGCGGACGTCGCCAGCCAGCACGATATTCCTGTCATCGCCGACGGCGGCATCCGGTACTCGGGCGACGCGATCAAGGCGATCGCGGCGGGTGCGGACGCCGTGATGTTGGGGTCGTACTTCGCCGGGACCGACGAGGCACCCGGTCGCGTGGTCACGATGAACGGCAAGCGCTACAAGCAGTATCGCGGGATGGGCTCGGTCGGTGCGATGCAGTCCGGCGGCGGCGATCGATACCTCAAGGAGGACAAGGAGGACGAGGACTTCGTTCCCGAGGGCGTCGAGGCCGCGACGCCGTACAAGGGCAGCGTCGAGAGCGAACTCTTTCAACTGGTCGGCGGGATGAAAAGCGGGATGGGCTACGTCGGCGCGGGAACCATCCCCGAGTTCAAGCGCCGCGCGGAGTTCGTCCGGGTCTCCTCGGCGGGCCAGACCGAGGGCCACGCCCACGACGTGGTGATTACCGACGAAGCGCCGAACTACAGTCCGGATAGCTAA
- a CDS encoding DUF420 domain-containing protein produces MELRARDHVPALTGLLSAISLALVFGAVLGALPAGTLPRAPAEVVDAIPHVNAVLSLVAIGTITTAWRAIRRGDVQRHRALMLTSLVLFVAFLACYLYKVALEGPAAFPGPGTIYRFVYLPTLAIHIALAIVCVPLLYYVLLLALTRPTAELPQTNHRRVGRVAASLWLVSFALGVVVYAMLYVVY; encoded by the coding sequence ATGGAGCTCCGTGCTCGCGACCACGTCCCCGCGCTGACCGGCCTGCTCTCCGCGATCTCGCTCGCGCTCGTGTTCGGGGCGGTTCTCGGGGCCCTGCCGGCAGGAACGCTCCCCCGTGCGCCAGCCGAAGTCGTCGACGCGATCCCGCACGTGAACGCCGTCCTCAGCCTCGTCGCCATCGGGACCATCACGACCGCCTGGCGCGCGATCAGGCGTGGTGACGTGCAGCGCCATCGAGCGCTCATGCTGACCTCGCTCGTGCTGTTCGTCGCCTTCCTCGCGTGCTACCTCTACAAGGTGGCGCTCGAAGGTCCCGCGGCCTTCCCCGGTCCCGGGACGATCTATCGGTTCGTCTACCTCCCGACCCTCGCGATCCACATCGCGCTCGCGATCGTCTGCGTGCCGCTACTCTACTACGTCCTGCTGCTCGCGCTCACGAGGCCGACCGCCGAACTCCCGCAAACGAACCACCGCCGTGTCGGGCGCGTCGCCGCGAGCCTCTGGCTGGTCTCGTTCGCCCTCGGCGTGGTGGTGTACGCGATGCTCTACGTCGTCTACTGA
- the psmA gene encoding archaeal proteasome endopeptidase complex subunit alpha, which translates to MQGQSQQQAYDRGVSIWSPDGRLYQVEYAREAVKRGTASLGIRTDGGVVFAVDKRYQSPLMERSSVEKIHKADDHVGIASAGHVADARQLIDYARRQAQVNQLRYGEPIGVETLTKDVTDHIQQYTQVGGARPFGVALIIGGVEDGEPRLYETDPSGTASEWQALAVGSGRAEMLDHLEEQYRAEMDLDGGIGLALETLATATEDPLDAAELGVATIDVETERFVQLDDDEIESYLDEHDLPEDTDDTDEE; encoded by the coding sequence ATGCAGGGACAATCCCAACAGCAGGCCTACGATCGCGGGGTCTCGATCTGGTCGCCGGACGGACGGCTCTATCAGGTGGAGTACGCCCGCGAGGCGGTCAAACGCGGTACTGCAAGCCTCGGCATCCGGACCGACGGCGGCGTGGTGTTCGCCGTCGACAAGCGCTACCAGTCGCCGCTGATGGAGCGCTCCAGCGTCGAGAAGATCCACAAGGCCGACGACCACGTCGGGATCGCCAGCGCGGGCCACGTCGCCGACGCCCGCCAGCTCATCGACTACGCCCGCCGTCAGGCCCAGGTCAACCAGCTCCGGTACGGCGAGCCGATCGGCGTTGAGACGCTCACCAAGGACGTCACCGACCACATCCAGCAGTACACCCAGGTCGGCGGCGCGCGCCCGTTCGGCGTCGCCTTGATCATCGGCGGCGTCGAGGACGGCGAGCCACGCCTCTACGAGACCGACCCGTCGGGCACCGCCAGCGAGTGGCAGGCGCTCGCGGTCGGATCGGGCCGCGCGGAGATGCTCGATCACCTCGAAGAGCAGTACCGCGCCGAGATGGATCTCGACGGCGGGATCGGGCTCGCGCTCGAAACCCTCGCGACCGCCACCGAGGACCCGCTCGACGCCGCGGAGCTCGGCGTCGCCACCATCGACGTCGAGACCGAGCGGTTCGTCCAGCTCGACGACGACGAGATCGAGTCGTATCTCGACGAGCACGATCTGCCAGAGGACACCGACGACACCGACGAGGAGTAG
- a CDS encoding uracil-DNA glycosylase family protein, whose amino-acid sequence MKNVTDRTSNPFGMRPPCEEFVPGYGDANADFHAIGDHPGVHGGRETGVPFTNAAGRRLQNVLHAVGLLDEPAADAPTTEAVFFSYLHTCVADQPTPASYADCERFLDAELRAISAHVLLPVGERATRYVLANYTARPATDDLDMDDLHATELRGGGWLVLPVAEPAEWTDDDADRLTRALETLLATDYRRETDLGRFIPGDDPYLVR is encoded by the coding sequence GTGAAGAACGTCACCGACCGGACGAGCAACCCCTTCGGGATGCGCCCGCCGTGCGAGGAGTTCGTCCCCGGCTACGGCGACGCCAACGCCGACTTCCACGCTATCGGCGACCACCCGGGCGTCCACGGGGGCCGCGAGACGGGCGTGCCCTTCACGAACGCGGCCGGCCGTCGCCTCCAGAACGTGCTCCACGCGGTCGGCCTGCTCGACGAACCCGCCGCCGACGCGCCGACGACCGAGGCCGTCTTCTTCTCGTATCTTCATACCTGTGTCGCCGACCAGCCCACACCGGCGTCGTACGCCGACTGCGAGCGCTTTCTCGACGCCGAACTCCGCGCGATCAGCGCCCACGTCCTCCTGCCGGTCGGCGAGCGCGCGACCAGGTACGTCCTCGCGAACTACACCGCGAGGCCGGCGACCGACGACCTCGACATGGACGACCTCCACGCCACCGAACTCCGCGGGGGCGGCTGGCTCGTGCTGCCGGTCGCCGAACCCGCCGAGTGGACCGACGACGACGCCGACCGGCTGACCCGCGCGCTCGAAACCCTCCTCGCGACCGACTACCGGCGCGAAACCGATCTCGGTCGGTTCATCCCCGGCGACGATCCGTATCTCGTCCGGTGA
- a CDS encoding class I SAM-dependent methyltransferase, whose protein sequence is MKKTIEEHAARFDDHAAAYDESQDSEEYRAAASLVVKHASPEPDDTVLDLGTGTGAIALALAPDAERVLGRDISTEMMAEARRKADEVGIDNLALAEGTFREPAVDEPVDVVVSNFAMHHLSDDEKREAIEAIAGLGPRKFVLGDVMLFGEADTDAPFYSPEVDDPATVGVLADALTDAGFSLTAVEHVHDQVGVLVAERTAMTDGPETATDEGATRGFGLDETDAEE, encoded by the coding sequence ATGAAGAAGACGATTGAGGAGCACGCGGCACGGTTCGACGACCACGCCGCGGCGTACGACGAGAGCCAGGACAGCGAGGAGTACCGAGCGGCGGCCTCGCTCGTCGTGAAACACGCAAGCCCCGAGCCCGACGACACCGTGCTCGATCTCGGCACGGGGACGGGAGCCATCGCGCTCGCGCTCGCTCCCGACGCAGAGCGGGTTCTCGGTCGAGACATCTCGACCGAGATGATGGCGGAAGCACGGCGGAAGGCCGACGAGGTCGGGATCGACAATCTCGCGCTCGCCGAGGGCACGTTCCGGGAGCCCGCCGTCGACGAACCCGTCGACGTCGTGGTCTCGAACTTCGCGATGCACCACCTGAGCGACGACGAGAAGCGCGAGGCGATCGAGGCGATCGCCGGACTCGGTCCCCGCAAGTTCGTACTCGGTGACGTGATGCTCTTCGGCGAGGCCGACACCGACGCGCCCTTCTACAGCCCCGAAGTCGACGATCCAGCGACCGTGGGCGTGCTCGCGGACGCGCTGACCGACGCCGGGTTCTCGCTCACCGCCGTCGAGCACGTCCACGACCAGGTCGGCGTCCTCGTGGCCGAACGCACCGCAATGACCGACGGTCCCGAGACGGCGACGGACGAGGGCGCGACGCGAGGGTTCGGGCTGGACGAGACGGACGCGGAGGAATGA
- a CDS encoding Rpp14/Pop5 family protein, translating into MKHLPKHLRPRWRYLAVGIEAWPDADCGSHAFQRACWYAAQNLLGDPGAADVDLRVLDFSFAAGTGTAIVRVRRGEVERARAAIACVDEVSGSPVGLWVLGVSGTVRACEERYIGRASRETAERNVAFADSQRPALVRDGRFDVHREPGFVGATSLDI; encoded by the coding sequence ATGAAACACCTCCCGAAGCATCTCCGGCCGCGCTGGCGCTATCTCGCGGTCGGGATCGAGGCGTGGCCCGACGCCGATTGCGGGAGCCACGCGTTCCAGCGCGCGTGCTGGTACGCCGCCCAGAACCTGCTCGGCGATCCAGGGGCCGCGGACGTCGATCTCCGGGTGCTCGACTTTTCGTTTGCGGCGGGAACCGGAACCGCGATCGTGCGCGTGCGGCGCGGGGAGGTCGAGCGAGCGCGTGCCGCGATCGCGTGCGTCGACGAAGTGTCGGGGTCGCCGGTCGGACTGTGGGTGCTCGGGGTAAGCGGGACGGTTCGTGCCTGTGAAGAAAGGTATATAGGTCGCGCGTCCCGAGAAACGGCCGAGAGAAACGTCGCGTTCGCGGACTCACAGCGGCCCGCACTCGTGCGGGACGGGCGATTCGACGTTCACAGGGAACCCGGGTTCGTGGGGGCGACGTCGCTCGATATCTGA
- a CDS encoding RNA-binding protein: protein MAETPFHYIDLRAFCYATEDEARVERALRTLLPEEFDIDRATNEGFHGDRIVVLSARVENADDVRHVLDRLADLDLDRVREELDDRVNDNCALFMRLDKQAAYGGRIERGEGLELRGKIEAYPAKKAAAVENAADALESRS, encoded by the coding sequence ATGGCCGAAACCCCCTTCCACTACATCGATCTCCGTGCGTTTTGCTACGCCACCGAGGACGAGGCCCGCGTCGAGCGCGCGCTTCGAACCCTCCTGCCCGAGGAGTTCGATATCGACCGGGCCACGAACGAGGGGTTCCACGGCGACCGGATCGTGGTGCTCTCCGCACGGGTCGAGAACGCCGACGACGTCCGCCACGTGCTCGATCGGCTCGCGGACCTCGACCTCGATCGGGTCCGCGAGGAGCTCGACGACCGGGTGAACGACAACTGCGCGCTGTTCATGCGCCTCGACAAGCAGGCGGCCTACGGCGGACGGATCGAGCGGGGCGAGGGGCTCGAACTCCGCGGGAAGATCGAGGCGTACCCAGCAAAGAAGGCGGCGGCGGTCGAAAACGCCGCCGACGCGCTCGAATCGCGGTCGTAG
- a CDS encoding DUF5795 family protein, producing the protein MADNRVVEGRMVTPEALAELIEDDDVMDAEPITDADRECPDCGGNVLEVGYMPSITEFVTGRKCQDCGWKETDVDDD; encoded by the coding sequence ATGGCCGACAATCGCGTCGTCGAAGGCCGGATGGTCACGCCGGAAGCGCTCGCCGAACTCATCGAGGACGACGACGTGATGGACGCAGAGCCCATCACCGACGCCGATCGCGAGTGTCCCGACTGTGGGGGGAACGTCCTCGAAGTCGGTTACATGCCATCGATTACGGAGTTCGTCACCGGCCGGAAGTGCCAGGACTGCGGGTGGAAAGAAACCGACGTGGACGACGACTGA
- a CDS encoding DUF5794 domain-containing protein: MSHSQHPVALGLERRVGGAARLLATVMALPLVDGIFPALVLAGALDGPLGILEVGLLVFGGSATVAVILAEMDGTWRDQVRTTLAVGVVVIALAAIESALAPTIASLLDLAIFERFAAVVILAVAAKTASARVGEYLPRPAVIIGLGALASLDPAGARLVTVPDPTLVVKGTLAAGVGVAFALGVAVCGPWLRTAVDVDRFRFGSAVALGVLALSVLGFVPDDAPLALSVLVVTGLLAFDPGEAGDDTETASRNGSDGNEPSEIDQASGAVADGGEPSGTRRASSGEQSESDDDDASATTDATTDTDVGPDRAPWL; this comes from the coding sequence GTGAGCCACTCCCAACACCCGGTCGCACTCGGGCTCGAGCGTCGCGTCGGCGGCGCGGCCCGTCTGCTGGCGACCGTGATGGCGCTCCCGCTCGTCGACGGCATCTTCCCCGCGCTGGTGCTCGCCGGGGCGCTCGACGGCCCGCTGGGCATTCTGGAAGTCGGACTTCTCGTGTTCGGCGGCAGCGCGACCGTCGCCGTGATCCTCGCCGAGATGGACGGGACGTGGCGAGACCAGGTCCGGACGACGCTCGCGGTCGGTGTCGTCGTGATCGCGCTCGCCGCGATCGAGTCCGCGCTCGCACCCACGATCGCGAGCCTGCTCGATCTCGCCATCTTCGAGCGGTTCGCGGCGGTGGTCATCCTCGCAGTCGCGGCCAAGACCGCGAGCGCACGCGTCGGCGAGTACCTCCCGCGACCGGCGGTCATCATCGGACTCGGGGCGCTCGCCAGCCTCGATCCCGCCGGCGCACGACTCGTCACGGTTCCCGACCCGACGCTGGTGGTGAAGGGCACGCTCGCCGCCGGCGTTGGCGTGGCGTTCGCGCTCGGGGTCGCGGTCTGTGGGCCGTGGCTCCGGACCGCGGTCGACGTCGATCGGTTCCGGTTCGGCAGCGCGGTCGCCCTCGGCGTGCTCGCGCTCTCGGTGCTCGGGTTCGTTCCGGACGACGCACCGCTCGCGCTCTCGGTCCTCGTGGTCACGGGGCTGCTCGCGTTCGATCCCGGCGAGGCGGGCGACGACACCGAGACGGCGAGCCGGAATGGATCGGACGGGAACGAGCCGTCGGAGATCGACCAGGCGAGCGGCGCGGTGGCCGACGGTGGCGAGCCGAGCGGAACGAGGCGAGCCTCGTCGGGCGAGCAAAGCGAGTCCGACGATGACGACGCGTCCGCCACCACCGACGCGACGACCGACACCGACGTGGGTCCCGACCGCGCGCCCTGGCTGTAA